Sequence from the Phaeobacter piscinae genome:
CCCGCGTGGGGCCTCTCGGCCAAGGATTTCATTGGAGGCAGCAGCGCCCAGCATACGGCCTTACAGACCGCCTACTGGGAGAGTATCGCAGACCTTGGCTTGCGGCGAGGTATACCCAGGAAGGAAAGCGGCGCAAGAAACCTGGCTCCGGCGAAGTGGAGAGCCCTTCAAGCCAATGAGCACGATAAGGCCAGAGAGACGACCCAGGCAGCTGAGAGAGATCGCAAGAAAGCGGCGCAGACCCTTTCCAAGGCTGAAGCATGCGCTGAAGCGTTGACCGTCGGGATTGATGCCATTGCGCAAGGTGAGCTGATCTACCGTCCAACCAAGAAGCCAGCTGCTGTAGGCGGGTTGAAAGTTGTGAAGGAGGTCGAACAGCCGATGCTGCCGCAATCGTTTGACGCCTTGGCGCGGTGGCGGGAAACGGTGCGACCTTATTGGTCCGCCTTGGTGGGGTTTGCCAGGCGTTTCGCCAGTGTTCAGGAGCGCGAACAAAATGCCATGCAGCTATCGCATCGGTTGGATGAAGAGAGGGACGCGCATCTGCGGACCGCTGCTCGGCAGGCCAGGCATGAGCATCAATCCGGGATTGAATTTGGCCCGGCGCAGAAAGATACCCAAATCATTGCAAAGGCTCGAAATAGAGGAGAACGACAAAGATGATGAGCAGAGAGCAGGAGCTTGCCCAGCGTGGCCGAGACATTGCCCAGAAGAAGCATGCAGAAAAAATGCGCAAGAAGAAACCAGGCGGAGGAGACGATGAGGGTGGAGAGCAAAGAGAATTGCAGCCAGGTCGCCCGAAAAATCCAAAGAAACCAGACGATCAGCGCTGATCCGAACACCCCCAGGAAACCCTACAGCCATTTATGGGATGGCGGGTTTCCTGAGGGTGTTCATGAAACGGTTTCCAGGTGTTTATCATGAACGCCTGATGGGGGTGGGGCGGGACGCTCTTTTGACTTCTCCCCCGCGTTTGATTTCCGTGGTTCGCACGACCTCAACGCCATCCATAGCAACTTTGAACGACACTTCGTTCAGCTCATCAGCGGCACCACCAAAGCATTTTTGCATGGCATTGAGGAACCCGACATCTTCGAGCTTCTGCACTGCTGGATTGGGGTTGTTCCTGGGACTCGGGATAGTGCCAGGGAAGAGATAGATGCAGGGCGGTGGCAGTTTATACGGGCCAAGCTCGATGATGCGTTCTGGTGCGCCGGTCAGCTTGGGGCAGGTGCGGGCAGCGGTTCCACAGAGCCAGTCCCATACAATCAGGCCATCAACCTTCTTTTCTTCGGCGATGATGTCAGCCGAAAAACGGGTGTGAATACCGGACCAAACATTGTGCCTGGGGTCGGCGCCTTTGTTCTGGCAAACGCTCCATACAACGAACTCATGGGCGTGTGGGGGGCGCGCCGAAATGTTCGTGTTGTTCCCGTCCAGGCATCCTTTCAGCTCGATTGCCGCGATCTTCTCGTTGTTCAGCACGACGGAGTAGTCGTGCCGATTGGCGTTTCCAGCCTCAACCCAATCCTTGATAAAGCCATGATCCTGCATGTGGTTCAGGATGTGCTTCACGAAGGTTTTCTTTTGCCCCATGGAGGCTGAAATCTGCCCCCTGATCCGCTGGATGG
This genomic interval carries:
- the mobV gene encoding MobV family relaxase, which translates into the protein MQQDKLKKFAIIRTQKVKNLAEFAGRSRHNSRAGEKGTEHATNPNPRFGGGARLLAGENDAVAAWHKKLAERGIDPNKLRKDSVKAVEMVLTASGDWFDSATDKDRVEWVRRSLSFAKKKFGAENILSAHLHDDEETPHLQILAAPLVFKGRAKRGRARKGREGAKRAPQPPAWGLSAKDFIGGSSAQHTALQTAYWESIADLGLRRGIPRKESGARNLAPAKWRALQANEHDKARETTQAAERDRKKAAQTLSKAEACAEALTVGIDAIAQGELIYRPTKKPAAVGGLKVVKEVEQPMLPQSFDALARWRETVRPYWSALVGFARRFASVQEREQNAMQLSHRLDEERDAHLRTAARQARHEHQSGIEFGPAQKDTQIIAKARNRGERQR